In one Nocardioides sp. NBC_00368 genomic region, the following are encoded:
- a CDS encoding MFS transporter has product MTTQTTTEFRFRDIAVVAYAPSIVSSMGHGAVMPVLALRASDLGADASMAAFVVALLGIGSLATSLPAGSLVARIGERRTLMGAGALDAVAMTVAFLSSSVAVLAVAVFVSGMSWTAFLIARQGFLIDATPPSHRARAMSLLGGSFRLGVFVGPLLGAGLIHLFGLPAVFLFAAAMSLCSAVIGGWMPELGRTRTREQGHLSVRSVLWTHRRTFATLGVAVVIIGISRSVRTGLLPLWADHIHLEASVVSLLFAGAALVDIALTLPGGWLLDHRGRQVVAIPVVLAVGLGCLLLPLTHDALSLGAVMALIAIGNGLGSGIVMTLGADAAPPDGRAQFLGGWRLCGDLGGTGGPLLVSGLAAVFSIAAAPVALGLFSLAGAVWVGYWTGRADRVRLQT; this is encoded by the coding sequence GTGACGACGCAGACGACCACGGAGTTCCGGTTCCGAGACATCGCGGTGGTGGCGTACGCGCCTTCGATCGTCAGCTCCATGGGGCACGGTGCGGTCATGCCCGTGCTCGCGCTCCGGGCCTCCGACCTGGGCGCGGACGCGTCGATGGCTGCGTTCGTGGTCGCACTCCTCGGAATCGGGTCACTGGCCACCTCGCTGCCCGCCGGGTCGCTGGTCGCGAGGATCGGCGAGCGGCGGACGCTGATGGGAGCAGGTGCGCTCGACGCGGTCGCGATGACCGTGGCGTTCCTCAGCAGCTCGGTCGCCGTGCTGGCCGTCGCCGTCTTCGTGAGTGGGATGAGCTGGACGGCGTTCCTGATCGCACGGCAGGGCTTCCTCATCGACGCGACCCCGCCCTCTCACCGGGCGCGGGCGATGTCGCTGCTCGGCGGGTCGTTCCGGCTCGGCGTCTTCGTCGGGCCGCTGCTGGGTGCCGGCCTCATCCACCTCTTCGGGCTCCCCGCTGTCTTCCTGTTCGCGGCCGCGATGTCGCTGTGCTCGGCGGTGATCGGCGGCTGGATGCCCGAGCTCGGCCGGACCCGAACGCGCGAGCAGGGGCACCTGAGCGTACGCAGCGTGCTGTGGACCCACCGCCGGACCTTCGCCACCCTCGGCGTGGCGGTGGTGATCATCGGGATCTCCCGGTCCGTACGCACCGGTCTGCTCCCGCTCTGGGCCGACCACATCCATCTCGAGGCCTCGGTCGTGTCGCTCCTCTTCGCCGGGGCGGCCCTGGTCGACATCGCGCTCACCCTCCCCGGCGGCTGGCTGCTCGACCACCGCGGGCGTCAGGTCGTGGCGATCCCGGTCGTCCTCGCCGTCGGCCTCGGCTGCCTGCTGCTCCCCCTCACCCACGACGCGCTCAGCCTCGGCGCGGTGATGGCGCTGATCGCCATCGGCAACGGCCTCGGCTCCGGGATCGTGATGACGCTGGGCGCCGATGCCGCGCCTCCCGACGGACGTGCCCAGTTCCTCGGCGGCTGGCGGCTGTGCGGCGACCTCGGCGGCACCGGCGGGCCGCTCCTGGTCTCGGGTCTGGCCGCGGTCTTCTCGATCGCCGCCGCGCCGGTCGCGCTCGGCCTGTTCTCGCTCGCCGGTGCGGTCTGGGTCGGCTACTGGACCGGCCGCGCCGACCGTGTCCGGCTCCAGACCTGA
- a CDS encoding amino acid ABC transporter permease, producing the protein MALSKRRRGALIRYAQYVLIAAIVLVAVLFADWKALLDSFFKWDLVVEQFPNVLTVALKNTVIYTALGFTFGLLLGLVLALMRLSSVGPWRWLSTGVIELFRGLPALVVFLMLGPGWSRAFPQLDIPFDNYGVATLALGLVGGAYMAETIRAGIQAVPKGQYEAARTLGMSHARAMTTVVIPQAFRIILPPLTNELILLTKDSSLIYLLGLSLDQYELTKWGREGMNSEANLTPIVIVGLCYLLITIPLSMLVRRLEAKAGKARA; encoded by the coding sequence ATGGCTCTGAGCAAGCGCCGGCGTGGGGCGCTGATCCGCTACGCCCAGTACGTGCTGATCGCCGCGATCGTCCTGGTCGCGGTCCTCTTCGCGGACTGGAAGGCGCTGCTCGACAGCTTCTTCAAGTGGGATCTGGTCGTCGAGCAGTTCCCGAACGTGCTGACGGTCGCACTGAAGAACACGGTCATCTACACCGCGCTCGGCTTCACGTTCGGACTGCTGCTCGGCCTCGTGCTGGCCCTGATGCGGCTCTCCAGCGTGGGGCCGTGGCGTTGGTTGTCGACCGGGGTCATCGAGCTCTTCCGTGGCCTTCCCGCCCTGGTGGTCTTCCTGATGCTGGGGCCGGGCTGGTCTCGCGCCTTCCCGCAGCTGGACATCCCGTTCGACAACTACGGTGTCGCCACCTTGGCGCTCGGCCTCGTCGGCGGCGCCTATATGGCCGAGACGATCCGGGCCGGGATCCAGGCGGTGCCGAAGGGGCAGTACGAGGCGGCACGCACCCTCGGAATGTCGCATGCGCGTGCCATGACGACCGTCGTGATCCCGCAGGCGTTCCGCATCATCCTGCCGCCGCTGACGAACGAGCTGATCCTGCTGACCAAGGATTCCTCGCTCATCTACCTGCTCGGTCTCTCGCTGGACCAGTACGAGCTCACGAAGTGGGGTAGGGAAGGCATGAACAGCGAGGCCAACCTGACGCCGATCGTGATCGTCGGTCTCTGCTACCTGCTGATCACCATCCCGCTGTCGATGCTGGTACGTCGGCTCGAGGCCAAGGCCGGAAAGGCTCGCGCATGA
- a CDS encoding maleylpyruvate isomerase family mycothiol-dependent enzyme: MPTPDDYFVILGELQTEFAAALKQADPDLSVPSCDDWSVGDLADHLAGVHHWAAAMARDEDEVPLPVPLDLVATYQEQAAELRETLSTLGPEATGRILNGLTEDGLGPVSFWFRRQVHETLVHLWDIRSALGLAAPEATPELWADTVDEVLTVMYPRQIALKRTRKVVTRIELTATDIDQTWAIGAPNAVQKVSVTGTARDLALLLWGRTPPTAAELTVTGDEAALAEALSRALVP; encoded by the coding sequence GTGCCCACGCCTGACGACTACTTCGTGATCCTCGGTGAGCTGCAGACCGAGTTCGCTGCCGCGCTGAAGCAGGCCGACCCGGACCTGTCGGTCCCGTCCTGCGACGACTGGTCGGTCGGGGACCTGGCCGACCATCTGGCCGGGGTGCACCACTGGGCGGCGGCGATGGCGCGCGACGAGGACGAGGTGCCGCTGCCGGTCCCGTTGGACCTGGTCGCGACCTACCAGGAGCAGGCCGCCGAGCTGCGCGAGACGCTCTCGACGCTCGGCCCGGAGGCGACCGGCCGAATCCTCAACGGGCTGACCGAGGACGGCCTCGGACCGGTCTCGTTCTGGTTCCGGCGCCAGGTGCACGAGACCCTGGTCCACCTCTGGGACATCCGCTCGGCCCTCGGCCTCGCCGCGCCCGAGGCGACGCCGGAGCTCTGGGCGGACACCGTCGACGAGGTGCTGACCGTGATGTACCCGCGGCAGATCGCCCTGAAGCGCACCCGGAAGGTCGTCACCCGCATCGAGCTCACCGCCACCGACATCGACCAGACCTGGGCGATCGGGGCGCCGAACGCGGTGCAGAAGGTGTCGGTCACCGGCACGGCTCGTGACCTCGCGCTGCTGCTCTGGGGACGTACGCCGCCCACCGCCGCCGAGCTGACCGTCACCGGTGACGAGGCGGCCCTGGCCGAAGCCCTTTCGCGCGCGCTCGTCCCGTAG
- a CDS encoding phosphotransferase family protein: protein MRTDSGTVDWAAALEWAEEKLGDPVGDVRRLSGGWTSTMLAISADGHEPAVLRLMTNEPWRTHGEPLTTRESEIQRMLATTEVPAPRSLALDATGEHCGHPAHLMTLLPGAIEPQRNDDASLTRLAGLLASIHAVAPTIDVRSYQSWAWEAKFVVPAWATDAGVWEDAFALLRGETPAYDPCFIHRDFQPRNVLWDRGEITGVVDWVETSIGPAWLDVAHCATNLALIHGSEVADRFADAYATTTGRPRQPYFDVMDVVGFLPPPGRASFVTDPAELARLEERLAVVLTRCG, encoded by the coding sequence GTGCGAACTGACTCCGGGACGGTCGACTGGGCTGCGGCGCTCGAGTGGGCCGAGGAGAAGCTGGGGGATCCGGTCGGTGACGTACGGCGCCTCTCCGGTGGCTGGACGTCGACGATGCTGGCGATCTCGGCCGACGGCCACGAGCCAGCGGTGCTGAGGCTGATGACCAACGAGCCGTGGCGTACGCATGGCGAGCCGCTCACCACCCGGGAGAGTGAGATCCAGCGGATGCTCGCGACCACCGAGGTGCCGGCGCCCCGGTCGCTCGCGCTCGATGCGACGGGTGAGCACTGCGGTCACCCGGCACATCTGATGACGCTGCTCCCGGGGGCGATCGAGCCGCAGCGCAACGACGACGCGTCGCTCACCCGGCTCGCGGGCCTGCTGGCGAGCATCCACGCGGTTGCGCCGACGATCGACGTACGCAGCTACCAGTCGTGGGCGTGGGAGGCGAAGTTCGTCGTGCCGGCGTGGGCCACCGACGCAGGCGTGTGGGAGGACGCGTTCGCGCTGCTGCGCGGCGAGACACCGGCGTACGACCCCTGTTTCATCCACCGTGACTTCCAGCCGCGCAACGTGCTGTGGGATCGCGGTGAGATCACGGGCGTCGTCGACTGGGTCGAGACGTCGATCGGGCCGGCCTGGCTGGACGTGGCCCACTGCGCGACGAATCTCGCCCTCATCCACGGCAGCGAGGTCGCCGACCGGTTCGCCGACGCGTACGCCACGACGACCGGCCGCCCACGGCAGCCGTACTTCGACGTGATGGACGTCGTCGGGTTCCTCCCGCCACCGGGCAGGGCGTCGTTCGTCACCGATCCGGCCGAGCTGGCCCGCCTCGAGGAGCGGCTTGCCGTTGTCCTGACGAGATGCGGCTGA
- a CDS encoding aldo/keto reductase: MESHTFGRIGRTASVIGLGTWQLGADWGEVSESDALAVLEAAVDDGVTFLDTADVYGDGRSEQVIGRFLRSHDGIFVATKMGRRVEQVPANYTPAAFREWLDRSRTNLGVDTIDLVQLHCPPSETIESSATYDALDALVADGVIAAYGVSVETCDQALAAIARPNVASVQIILNAFRLKPLDRVLPAAAEAGVGIIARVPLASGLLSGRYSESTTFAADDHRTYNRHGEAFDVGETFSGVDFTTGVKAAQEFAALVAEHGPEGATPAQVALAWVAQQPGVTTVIPGARNPSQAHANSAAGSLPPLSEALLAGVRQIYDTHFREAVHSRW; encoded by the coding sequence ATGGAGAGCCACACCTTCGGAAGGATCGGACGCACGGCGTCGGTCATCGGTCTCGGCACCTGGCAGCTCGGCGCCGACTGGGGCGAGGTCAGCGAGTCGGACGCCCTGGCGGTCCTCGAGGCGGCGGTGGATGACGGGGTGACCTTCCTCGACACCGCCGACGTCTACGGCGACGGCCGCAGCGAGCAGGTCATCGGACGGTTCCTGCGGTCGCACGACGGCATCTTCGTCGCCACGAAGATGGGACGCCGGGTGGAGCAGGTGCCGGCCAACTACACGCCGGCCGCGTTCCGCGAGTGGCTGGACCGCTCGCGCACCAACCTCGGCGTCGACACGATCGACCTGGTGCAGCTGCACTGCCCGCCGTCGGAGACGATCGAGTCCTCGGCCACCTACGACGCGCTGGACGCCTTGGTCGCGGACGGTGTGATCGCCGCGTACGGCGTCAGCGTCGAGACCTGCGACCAGGCCCTGGCCGCCATCGCCCGGCCCAACGTGGCCTCCGTCCAGATCATCCTGAACGCGTTCCGGCTCAAGCCGCTGGACCGCGTCCTCCCGGCGGCCGCGGAGGCCGGTGTCGGGATCATCGCGCGAGTGCCGCTGGCGTCCGGGCTGCTGTCCGGCCGCTACTCGGAGTCGACGACGTTCGCCGCCGACGACCACCGCACCTACAACCGCCACGGCGAGGCCTTCGACGTCGGCGAGACCTTCTCCGGCGTCGACTTCACCACCGGCGTCAAGGCCGCCCAGGAGTTCGCCGCACTGGTGGCCGAGCACGGCCCCGAGGGCGCCACCCCCGCCCAGGTCGCGCTCGCCTGGGTGGCCCAGCAGCCGGGCGTCACGACCGTCATCCCCGGCGCCCGCAACCCCTCCCAGGCCCACGCCAACTCCGCCGCCGGCTCGCTTCCCCCGCTCTCCGAGGCGCTGCTCGCCGGCGTCCGCCAGATCTACGACACCCACTTCCGCGAGGCCGTGCACTCGCGCTGGTGA
- the rplJ gene encoding 50S ribosomal protein L10 produces MARADKQAAVAEIADEFSASSGVVLTEYRGLTVGELKTLRRSLGESANYAVVKNTLAKIAASQSGIEGFDDLLTGPTAIAFIKGDVVEAAKGLRDFAKANPNLVIKGGYLDGKAIDAAEVGKLADLESREVLLAKLAGAFTATMSQALYAFNALPSKTAQLAAALEAKAAEDPSILAGGAAEPAAAEEAPAEA; encoded by the coding sequence ATGGCGCGGGCTGACAAGCAGGCTGCCGTTGCCGAGATCGCTGACGAGTTCAGCGCCTCGAGCGGTGTCGTGCTGACCGAGTACCGTGGTCTCACCGTTGGCGAGCTGAAGACTCTTCGTCGCTCGCTCGGTGAGAGCGCTAACTACGCCGTGGTCAAGAACACGCTGGCCAAGATCGCTGCCTCCCAGAGCGGCATCGAAGGCTTCGATGACCTGCTGACCGGCCCGACCGCGATCGCCTTCATCAAGGGTGACGTCGTCGAGGCGGCCAAGGGTCTGCGTGACTTTGCCAAGGCCAACCCCAACCTTGTCATCAAGGGCGGGTACCTCGACGGCAAGGCCATCGACGCTGCTGAGGTCGGCAAGCTTGCCGACCTCGAGTCGCGCGAGGTCCTGCTCGCCAAGCTTGCGGGCGCGTTCACCGCGACGATGTCCCAGGCTCTGTACGCCTTCAACGCTCTGCCCTCGAAGACCGCGCAGCTCGCTGCCGCTCTCGAGGCCAAGGCCGCGGAGGACCCCTCGATCCTCGCAGGTGGTGCCGCTGAGCCGGCTGCCGCCGAGGAGGCTCCGGCCGAGGCGTGA
- the rplK gene encoding 50S ribosomal protein L11, whose protein sequence is MPPKKKIAALVKVQLQAGSATPAPPVGTALGPHGVNIMEFCKAYNAQTESMRGNVVPVEITIYEDRSFTFITKTPPAAELIKKAAGLKKGSSVPHKDKVGKLTKDQVREIATTKLPDLNANDIDAAMKIVEGTARSMGVTTD, encoded by the coding sequence ATGCCTCCGAAGAAGAAGATCGCAGCGCTCGTCAAGGTGCAGCTGCAGGCCGGCTCCGCGACCCCGGCCCCGCCGGTCGGTACCGCGCTCGGTCCGCACGGCGTCAACATCATGGAGTTCTGCAAGGCGTACAACGCCCAGACCGAGTCCATGCGCGGCAACGTCGTCCCCGTCGAGATCACCATCTACGAGGACCGCTCGTTCACCTTCATCACGAAGACCCCGCCGGCCGCCGAGCTGATCAAGAAGGCCGCCGGCCTGAAGAAGGGCTCGTCCGTCCCGCACAAGGACAAGGTCGGCAAGCTGACCAAGGACCAGGTGCGCGAGATCGCGACCACCAAGCTGCCCGACCTCAACGCCAACGACATCGACGCAGCGATGAAGATCGTCGAGGGCACCGCCCGCTCCATGGGCGTCACCACCGACTGA
- the rplA gene encoding 50S ribosomal protein L1 — MQRSKTYRAASETFDKNELYAPLAAIKIAKGSSKKKFDETVDVVMRLGVDPRKADQMVRGTVSLPHGTGKTMRVIVFAAAPDKAEAAREAGADVVGADDLIEKVSGGWLDFDAVVATPDMMGKVGRLGRVLGPRGLMPNPKTGTVTPDPAKAVTDIKGGKIDFRVDRHANLHFIIGKASFSEAQLAENYAAALEEVLRLKPSSSKGRYLKKVTLSTTMGPGVQVDPNRIKNVAGEDEA, encoded by the coding sequence ATGCAGCGCAGCAAGACCTACCGCGCGGCGTCGGAGACGTTCGACAAGAACGAGCTCTACGCCCCGCTGGCCGCGATCAAGATCGCCAAGGGCTCCAGCAAGAAGAAGTTCGACGAGACCGTTGACGTCGTCATGCGTCTCGGCGTCGACCCCCGCAAGGCCGACCAGATGGTGCGCGGCACCGTCAGCCTGCCCCACGGCACCGGTAAGACGATGCGCGTCATCGTCTTCGCCGCTGCTCCGGACAAGGCCGAGGCCGCTCGCGAGGCCGGCGCTGACGTCGTCGGTGCCGACGACCTCATCGAGAAGGTCTCCGGTGGCTGGCTCGACTTCGACGCCGTCGTCGCGACCCCCGACATGATGGGCAAGGTCGGTCGCCTCGGCCGCGTGCTCGGCCCGCGTGGCCTCATGCCGAACCCGAAGACCGGCACCGTCACCCCGGACCCGGCCAAGGCCGTGACCGACATCAAGGGCGGCAAGATCGACTTCCGGGTCGACCGTCACGCCAACCTTCACTTCATCATCGGCAAGGCCTCCTTCTCCGAGGCTCAGCTTGCTGAGAACTACGCCGCTGCTCTCGAGGAGGTGCTTCGTCTGAAGCCGTCCTCCTCCAAGGGCCGCTACCTGAAGAAGGTCACCCTCTCGACCACCATGGGCCCCGGTGTCCAGGTCGACCCCAACCGCATCAAGAACGTGGCTGGTGAGGACGAGGCCTGA
- the rplL gene encoding 50S ribosomal protein L7/L12, whose translation MAKLSTDELLDAFKELTLIELSEFVKAFEDTFGVTAAAPVAVAAAGAPGAPAAAAAEEKDEFDVILESAGDKKINVIKEVRALTSLGLKEAKELVEGAPKAVLEAANKETADKAKEALEAAGATVTVK comes from the coding sequence ATGGCGAAGCTCTCCACCGACGAGCTGCTCGACGCTTTCAAGGAGCTCACCCTCATCGAGCTCTCCGAGTTCGTCAAGGCCTTCGAGGACACCTTCGGTGTCACCGCTGCCGCTCCGGTCGCCGTTGCCGCTGCCGGCGCCCCGGGCGCCCCGGCCGCCGCCGCTGCCGAGGAGAAGGACGAGTTCGACGTCATCCTCGAGTCCGCTGGCGACAAGAAGATCAACGTCATCAAGGAGGTGCGCGCCCTGACCTCCCTCGGTCTGAAGGAGGCCAAGGAGCTCGTCGAGGGTGCCCCCAAGGCTGTCCTCGAGGCCGCCAACAAGGAGACCGCTGACAAGGCGAAGGAGGCCCTCGAGGCCGCCGGCGCCACGGTCACCGTCAAGTGA
- a CDS encoding transporter substrate-binding domain-containing protein: MNLRNYAAVLSVPVLGLALAACGGGGPATTESGAKIIDEGKLTVCTHLPYEPFEFTKGGEVVGFDIDVVDIAAKAEGLEVEVVDTPWETIVSGDSLKNDDCDVALGAMTITEERAAVMDFSDPYFQATQALLVPADSTVTDLASLAGKKIAVQEGTTGETYVKENLPKGAKSVSYEDSVLMMEAVRNGDVDAGVNDNGLVNYYVEQNPEVKVTTEFSTGEEYGLAVKKDGNDKLLEVLNKAIASPDYDKAYTKWFGEAPAQ; encoded by the coding sequence ATGAATCTGCGGAACTACGCTGCTGTGCTGTCCGTGCCTGTGCTGGGCCTCGCTCTCGCGGCATGTGGTGGCGGTGGGCCAGCGACCACGGAGTCGGGTGCCAAGATCATCGACGAGGGCAAGCTCACGGTCTGCACGCACCTTCCCTACGAGCCGTTCGAGTTCACGAAGGGCGGCGAGGTCGTCGGGTTCGACATCGACGTCGTCGACATCGCGGCGAAGGCCGAGGGTCTCGAGGTCGAGGTCGTCGACACGCCGTGGGAGACGATCGTCTCCGGCGATTCCCTCAAGAACGACGACTGTGACGTGGCTCTGGGTGCGATGACGATCACCGAGGAGCGCGCTGCCGTCATGGACTTCTCGGACCCGTACTTCCAGGCGACCCAGGCATTGCTCGTCCCGGCGGACTCCACGGTCACCGACCTGGCCTCGCTGGCCGGGAAGAAGATCGCCGTCCAGGAGGGCACGACGGGTGAGACGTACGTCAAGGAGAACCTGCCCAAGGGTGCCAAGTCCGTCTCCTACGAGGACTCGGTCCTGATGATGGAGGCGGTCCGCAACGGCGACGTCGACGCCGGTGTCAACGACAACGGGCTGGTCAACTACTACGTCGAGCAGAACCCCGAGGTGAAGGTGACGACCGAGTTCTCGACCGGCGAGGAGTACGGCCTGGCGGTCAAGAAGGACGGCAACGACAAGCTGCTCGAGGTGCTCAACAAGGCGATCGCCAGCCCGGACTACGACAAGGCCTACACCAAGTGGTTCGGCGAGGCGCCCGCTCAGTGA
- a CDS encoding amino acid ABC transporter ATP-binding protein: MTDQTVTESARSAAAIDVQNLHKYFGKNEVLKGIDFHVGRGEVVCVIGPSGSGKSTLLRCVNMLEQPTSGTILVEGDEITDPDADVDALRARIGMVFQQFNLFPHMTALRNLTVAQEKVLKRGRAEATQIARANLEKVGLSDKADAYPAHLSGGQQQRVAIARALSMNPDMMLFDEPTSALDPELVGDVLAVMKDLASEGMTMMVVTHEMGFAREVADKVVFMDGGVIVEEGLPADVLGNPQHERTQAFLARVL, from the coding sequence ATGACCGATCAGACTGTGACCGAGAGCGCGCGGAGTGCCGCCGCCATCGACGTACAGAACCTGCACAAGTACTTCGGGAAGAACGAGGTGCTCAAGGGCATCGACTTCCATGTCGGGCGGGGCGAGGTGGTCTGCGTGATCGGGCCCTCCGGGTCCGGCAAGTCGACGCTCCTGCGCTGCGTGAACATGCTCGAGCAGCCGACCAGCGGCACGATCCTGGTCGAGGGTGACGAGATCACCGACCCGGACGCCGACGTCGACGCGCTGCGCGCCCGGATCGGGATGGTCTTCCAGCAGTTCAACCTGTTCCCGCACATGACCGCGCTGCGCAACCTGACGGTCGCGCAGGAGAAGGTGCTCAAGCGGGGCCGGGCCGAGGCCACCCAGATCGCCCGGGCCAACCTGGAGAAGGTCGGGCTCTCCGACAAGGCGGACGCCTACCCGGCCCACCTCTCCGGTGGTCAGCAGCAGCGCGTCGCCATCGCGCGGGCGCTGTCGATGAACCCCGACATGATGCTCTTCGACGAGCCGACCTCCGCGCTCGACCCGGAGCTCGTCGGCGACGTCCTGGCGGTCATGAAGGACCTGGCCTCCGAGGGCATGACGATGATGGTCGTGACCCACGAGATGGGCTTCGCCCGTGAGGTCGCCGACAAGGTCGTCTTCATGGACGGCGGCGTGATCGTCGAGGAGGGCCTGCCAGCCGACGTGCTCGGCAACCCGCAGCACGAGCGCACCCAGGCGTTCCTCGCCCGGGTGCTCTGA
- a CDS encoding CGNR zinc finger domain-containing protein yields MNETVDPMLVTGQIHFDSHVQVVTDQACRLVNALTSGHDGTRPIDAPPRGHRAQVVHDLLARPDYDPRVEEAAADGMVALAESLRIVFEAAARGDLDTAATSVNELLREMGSVPQLDRARGGGWALHFHGREPGLVVGWGAGIAAGLALAIGSDLAGRLGLCQADPCDRVFVDTSKNAGRRFCSTRCQSRVKAAAHRARQK; encoded by the coding sequence ATGAACGAGACCGTAGATCCCATGCTGGTGACTGGTCAAATACATTTCGACAGTCACGTGCAGGTGGTGACCGATCAGGCCTGCAGGCTCGTCAACGCGCTGACCTCCGGTCACGACGGCACCCGCCCCATCGACGCTCCGCCACGGGGGCACCGGGCCCAGGTCGTCCACGACCTGCTGGCCCGCCCCGACTACGACCCGCGGGTCGAGGAGGCCGCCGCGGACGGGATGGTCGCCCTCGCCGAGTCGCTGCGCATCGTGTTCGAAGCCGCGGCACGCGGTGACCTCGACACCGCCGCAACCTCGGTCAACGAGCTCCTGCGGGAGATGGGCTCGGTCCCGCAGCTCGACCGTGCCCGCGGGGGAGGCTGGGCGCTGCACTTCCACGGACGCGAACCCGGCCTGGTCGTCGGCTGGGGCGCGGGGATCGCTGCCGGCCTCGCGCTGGCGATCGGCTCGGATCTCGCCGGGCGACTGGGCCTCTGCCAGGCCGACCCCTGCGACCGCGTCTTCGTCGACACCTCCAAGAACGCCGGCCGCCGGTTCTGCTCCACACGCTGCCAGAGCCGGGTGAAGGCGGCCGCCCACCGGGCCCGCCAGAAGTAG
- a CDS encoding lytic transglycosylase domain-containing protein → MFAALVPLAALSAAWTAAATGTAFDPVGPVTLPGGETMATSVIDQAASVTEPAPAQGARKGARTGTIAVAMAQGSDIPMTALAAYQRAAAVVTTADRACALDWTLLAAVGMVESDHGRLKSSRLDDSGKATPPIYGPALSTPAGDPSPDTDGGSVDKLSSGDRAVGPMQFIPTTWPLVAVDGDGDGVRDPQDIDDAALAAAVYLCSGDEDVSTDAGKHAALSRYNQSQAYVTTVLKIAKGYADSPYGGDDVELAAAAPAHAESSPSGRGPNATEKTDKRPTKKKPTTTAPKPTAAAKPTAKPSSSPSTAPSPSPTPTDDGSWASISERRGICAAELASRFPDLADGWDTNRAVDACSIRLLGKTVTQANAAVPGVVTDITGYVEWLIKTLP, encoded by the coding sequence ATGTTCGCCGCGCTTGTGCCGCTGGCCGCGCTCTCGGCCGCGTGGACCGCCGCCGCCACCGGAACAGCGTTCGATCCGGTCGGACCCGTGACGCTGCCCGGCGGGGAGACCATGGCGACCTCCGTCATCGACCAGGCCGCGAGTGTCACCGAGCCGGCTCCCGCACAGGGTGCTCGCAAGGGAGCCCGGACCGGGACGATCGCCGTCGCGATGGCGCAGGGAAGCGACATCCCGATGACCGCCCTCGCCGCCTACCAGCGCGCGGCTGCCGTAGTGACGACCGCTGACCGGGCCTGCGCCCTCGACTGGACGCTGCTCGCCGCCGTCGGGATGGTCGAGTCCGACCACGGCCGCCTGAAGAGCAGCCGGCTCGACGACTCGGGCAAGGCCACCCCGCCGATCTACGGTCCCGCGCTGAGCACTCCCGCGGGCGACCCTTCCCCCGACACCGACGGAGGCTCCGTCGACAAGCTCTCCAGCGGCGACCGCGCCGTCGGGCCGATGCAGTTCATCCCCACGACCTGGCCGTTGGTCGCCGTCGACGGAGACGGTGACGGCGTACGCGACCCACAGGACATCGACGACGCCGCCCTCGCCGCCGCGGTCTACCTCTGCTCGGGCGACGAGGACGTCTCCACCGACGCGGGCAAGCACGCCGCGCTCAGTCGCTACAACCAGAGCCAGGCGTACGTCACCACCGTCCTGAAGATCGCCAAGGGCTATGCCGACAGCCCCTACGGCGGTGACGACGTCGAGCTCGCCGCCGCCGCTCCGGCCCACGCCGAGTCCAGCCCCTCCGGCCGAGGACCGAACGCGACGGAGAAGACCGACAAGAGGCCCACCAAGAAGAAGCCGACGACGACCGCTCCGAAGCCGACTGCCGCCGCCAAGCCCACGGCGAAGCCGAGCTCGAGCCCCTCGACCGCTCCCAGCCCCAGCCCGACGCCGACCGACGACGGCAGCTGGGCCTCGATCTCCGAACGCCGCGGGATCTGTGCCGCCGAGCTCGCCTCCCGCTTCCCCGACCTCGCCGACGGCTGGGACACCAACCGCGCCGTCGACGCCTGCAGCATCCGGCTGCTCGGCAAGACGGTCACGCAGGCCAACGCGGCCGTGCCCGGTGTCGTCACCGACATCACCGGGTACGTCGAGTGGCTGATCAAGACGCTGCCGTGA